A window from Fragaria vesca subsp. vesca linkage group LG5, FraVesHawaii_1.0, whole genome shotgun sequence encodes these proteins:
- the LOC101300349 gene encoding probable protein phosphatase 2C 55-like: protein MPAAIFPKVNSTIQSGLWRVISQSGIRNSKTLVPCEGKLFSQNSGLVRSLPCSTLLVSGSSRYSFGSLHQGKSMAASSSKPVFGGDLYVDDLIGSTGNGLDFTKPTGVFFNDRSRSSFLKTSLSLRRKKSFNSRLASVHVGPWSRNFHASASNYHAAGAAQNVSLDGNSNEEQLANSTVLSDQPVLGERTLKLLSGSCYLPHPEKEETGGEDAHFICEDAQAIGVADGVGGWADVGVNAGLFARELMAHSLKAIQEEPMGSFEPARVLEKAHSCTKAKGSSTACIIGLTEKGLHAINLGDSGFIVVRDGSTIFRSPVQQHGFNFTYQLESGSGADLPSSGEVFLIPVAAGDVIIAGTDGLFDNLYNTEVTAIVVHAVRTGLEPQATAKKIAALARTRALDKNRQTPFSTAAQDAGFRYYGGKLDDVTVVVSYITSSIKV from the exons ATGCCAGCTGCTATATTCCCCAAAGTAAACAGTACTATACAGTCTGGTTTGTGGAGAGTTATAAGCCAGAGTGGGATACGAAATTCGAAAACTTTAGTGCCTTGTGAGGGGAAATTGTTTTCTCAGAACTCAGGGTTGGTGCGTTCTCTACCGTGTTCAACCCTTTTGGTATCGGGCAGTAGCAGGTATAGTTTTGGTTCTTTACACCAGGGAAAATCTATGGCTGCTTCAAGTTCGAAACCTGTGTTTGGAGGAGATCTTTATGTTGATGACTTAATTGGGAGTACTGGGAATGGATTGGACTTCACAAAACCGACTGGGGTCTTTTTTAATGATAGAAGTCGTAGCAGTTTCCTGAAAACTAGCTTGAGCTTGAGAAGAAAAAAATCGTTCAACAGTCGTTTAGCATCTGTGCATGTTGGACCTTGGTCAAGAAATTTTCATGCATCAGCTTCCAATTACCATGCTGCTGGTGCTGCTCAGAATGTGTCACTTGATGGCAACTCCAATGAAGAACAGCTTGCAAATTCTACTGTTTTGTCTGATCA ACCTGTTTTGGGAGAGAGAACTCTGAAGCTACTTTCAGGATCATGTTACTTACCACATCCTGAGAAGGAAGAGACAGGAGGAGAGGATGCCCACTTCATATGTGAAGATGCACAGGCAATCGGTGTAGCAGATGGTGTGGGTGGATGGGCTGATGTTGGTGTTAATGCCGGCCTATTTGCTCGTGAACTTATGGCTCATTCTCTTAAGGCAATTCAAGAGGAGCCTATGGGTAGCTTTGAACCTGCCAGGGTGTTAGAGAAGGCACACTCATGCACCAAAGCAAAGGGTTCTTCAACAGCTTGCATCATTGGCCTTACTGAGAAG GGCTTACATGCTATCAATCTTGGGGACAGTGGATTCATAGTGGTTAGAGATGGAAGCACCATCTTCCGATCCCCTGTTCAGCAGCATGGCTTCAATTTTACGTATCAGCTGGAAAGTGGCAGTGGGGCTGATCTACCAAGCTCCGGTGAG GTGTTTTTGATTCCTGTCGCCGCAGGGGATGTCATCATTGCCGGGACAGATGGGTTGTTTGACAACTTGTATAATACTGAGGTTACTGCGATTGTTGTTCATGCTGTGAGAACCGGCTTGGAACCGCAAGCAACTGCTAAGAAAATAGCAGCTTTAGCACGCACACGAGCACTGGATAAGAACAGGCAAACACCATTTTCCACTGCTGCTCAAGATGCAGGGTTCCGTTATTATGGAGGCAAGCTTGATGATGTTACTGTTGTTGTGTCCTACATAACTAGCTCCATCAAGGTGTGA
- the LOC101299770 gene encoding scarecrow-like protein 15-like, with protein sequence MRVPVTTPQTNNNINNNQSPNPKPETNLGFHTPSRINPNLCYEPTSVLDLRHSPSPVAADKPSKVSPISDVLTHHDQPLEWDEQVDWDSIMRDLGLHDDSVPNLKATTTTNTHLNHHHNSEPQIHHLPEYPHPQPFDPTQLVHSDFSLSEVYSSQNFSHHNLTSYDQTDTHPSLNSNVGFDFIEELIRAADCFDSDELNLAQVILDRLNQRQRLISPNSKPVGKPLQRAAVYFKDALQSLLNTSTGSSPVRNLSSWSEIVQTIRAYKGFSGISPIPMFSHFTTNQALLEALNGSSFIHVIDFDIGLGGQYASLMKELAEKADVSRTNPPVLRITAVVPEEYAVESRLVRENLSQFAQELRIRFQIDFLLVRTFEILSFKAVKFMDGEKTAVLLSPYIMRRLGAADNVGAFLGDMRRVSPSVVVFVDGEGMAESGATSFRRNFVSGLEFFSIMMESLDAAVPGGEMVRKIEAFLLRPKIEAAVEAAGRRVPPWREVFHGAGMRAVELSQFADFQAQCLLGKVQVRGFHVAKRQAELVLCWHDRALVATSAWRC encoded by the coding sequence ATGAGAGTACCCGTCACCACACCCCAAACCAACAACAACATCAACAACAATCAATCTCCAAACCCTAAACCCGAAACCAACCTGGGATTCCACACTCCTTCCCGCATCAATCCAAATCTCTGCTACGAGCCAACCTCGGTTCTCGACCTCCGCCACAGCCCCAGCCCCGTGGCGGCCGATAAGCCTTCCAAAGTTTCACCCATCTCCGACGTCCTGACTCACCATGATCAGCCTCTGGAGTGGGACGAGCAGGTCGACTGGGACTCCATCATGAGAGACTTGGGCTTGCACGACGACTCTGTCCCAAACCTGAAAGCTACTACTACTACTAACACACACCTGAACCACCACCATAACAGCGAGCCTCAGATTCATCATCTCCCGGAGTACCCTCACCCTCAGCCGTTCGATCCCACCCAGCTGGTCCACTCCGACTTCAGCCTCTCCGAGGTCTACTCCTCCCAGAACTTCAGCCACCACAATCTCACTTCATATGATCAGACCGACACTCATCCATCCCTCAACTCCAACGTAGGGTTCGATTTCATAGAGGAGCTGATCCGAGCCGCGGACTGTTTCGACTCGGACGAGCTCAACCTAGCTCAGGTGATCCTGGACCGGCTGAACCAACGCCAGAGATTGATCTCTCCCAACTCAAAACCGGTCGGAAAGCCTCTCCAGCGCGCCGCGGTTTATTTCAAGGACGCTCTCCAGTCCCTCCTGAACACCTCGACCGGTTCAAGTCCGGTCCGCAACCTCTCCTCCTGGTCTGAGATTGTCCAGACCATCAGAGCCTACAAGGGCTTCTCCGGAATCTCACCGATCCCGATGTTCTCGCACTTCACAACAAACCAGGCCCTCCTGGAAGCCCTAAACGGCTCCAGCTTCATCCACGTCATCGACTTCGACATCGGCCTCGGCGGCCAGTATGCTTCGCTGATGAAAGAGCTCGCCGAGAAAGCTGACGTGTCGAGGACCAACCCTCCGGTGCTGCGCATCACCGCCGTCGTTCCGGAAGAGTACGCCGTCGAGAGTAGGCTGGTGAGAGAGAACTTATCACAGTTCGCTCAGGAGCTCAGGATCAGGTTCCAAATAGATTTCCTTCTTGTCCGAACCTTCGAGATTCTATCATTCAAGGCCGTCAAGTTTATGGACGGAGAGAAGACGGCGGTTCTGCTGTCGCCGTACATCATGCGCCGCCTCGGCGCCGCCGATAACGTCGGTGCGTTTCTAGGCGACATGCGGCGCGTGTCGCCGAGCGTGGTGGTGTTCGTCGACGGCGAGGGGATGGCCGAGTCCGGAGCGACGTCGTTCAGGAGAAACTTCGTCTCCGGGCTCGAGTTCTTCTCGATCATGATGGAGTCGCTGGACGCGGCGGTGCCGGGCGGCGAGATGGTGAGGAAGATCGAGGCGTTTCTGCTGAGGCCGAAGATCGAGGCGGCGGTGGAGGCCGCGGGGAGGCGGGTCCCACCTTGGCGGGAAGTGTTTCACGGCGCGGGAATGAGGGCCGTGGAGCTGAGCCAGTTTGCGGACTTTCAGGCCCAATGCTTGTTGGGCAAGGTCCAGGTCAGGGGGTTCCACGTGGCGAAGCGGCAGGCGGAGCTGGTGCTGTGCTGGCACGATAGGGCCCTGGTGGCCACGTCGGCATGGAGGTGTTAG
- the LOC101300059 gene encoding vicilin-like antimicrobial peptides 2-2-like → MSNRDSNPPFSLTLFIVFFLLLLPASSSSAKSLKYDEEDSSGSGSGYLVRRDQRRALVQTEYGDISSIDVTDGRRGPYHVQFITMEPNSLFLPVLLHADMVFYVHTGSGTLNWAHGEDDQINKVSIKKGDIHRLRPGSLFFIQSDLQTERHKLRINAIFANTEEDVYDPTIGAYSSVRDLVRGFDTKILRSAFQVSEEVIQSITNSTDHSAIVHAVPPTKKETFWDLEARFLKTFIGASYDGTALNKKKDKKHKKKDKSKTYNIFDTDPDFRNCNGWSTTVNERNSPLLTGSNIGLFMVNLTKGSMMGPHWNPRATEISVVLHGEGMVRVVCSSTAKRSECRNLRFRVKEGDVFAVPMFHPMAQMSYNNDSLVFMGFSTTTRRNYPQFLAGKYSVLQTLNRQILAVSLNVTNTTVDQLLAAQVESIILDCTSCAEEEEKIMLEEIEKEREEEEARKREEQRKREEEQRQREEEARKREEEQRKREEEQRQREEEEARKREKEEEKRKREEEEEERRREEQEEEERRQREEEEEERRKREGEEEQERERQQEEEQERKRREEQERQRQQEEEERRREEAAAAARREQEEEAARAREEQEEARRQQQEEYSRRREEEAQTEQEEARRQQEEIERRTRPEEQETEGDQGFDGEAGRREI, encoded by the exons ATGTCTAACAGAGATTCAAATCCACCGTTCTCACTTACTCTGTTCATTGTCTTCTTCTTGCTTTTGTTACCTGCCTCCTCTTCTTCTGCCAAGTCTTTGAAATATGATGAGGAGGATTCTTCCGGTTCTGGTTCCGGGTACTTGGTGAGGAGAGATCAGAGGAGGGCGTTGGTTCAGACAGAGTACGGTGATATCTCGTCTATCGATGTTACCGATGGACGGAGAGGGCCGTATCATGTCCAGTTCATCACCATGGAACCCAACTCGCTGTTCCTTCCGGTGCTTCTCCATGCAGACATGGTGTTCTATGTCCACACAG GGAGTGGAACCTTGAATTGGGCTCATGGAGAGGATGATCAAATCAACAAGGTTTCTATAAAGAAAGGTGATATTCATAGACTGCGCCCAGGCTCTCTCTTCTTTATACAGAGTGATTTACAGACTGAGCGTCACAAACTAAGAATTAATGCAATCTTTGCAAATACTGAGGAAGACGTATAT GATCCAACAATAGGAGCGTACTCCAGTGTTAGGGACCTGGTGCGAGGTTTCGACACCAAAATCCTTCGGTCAGCTTTTCAG GTTTCTGAGGAAGTGATCCAGTCCATAACAAATTCAACAGACCACTCAGCCATTGTCCATGCAGTGCCCCCAACGAAGAAAGAAACCTTTTGGGATTTGGAAGCTCGGTTCTTGAAAACGTTTATAGGAGCCAGTTACGATGGCACGGCATTAAACAAGAAGAAGGATAAGAAGCATAAGAAGAAAGACAAATCAAAAACATATAATATTTTTGATACTGACCCAGATTTCAGGAATTGTAATGGTTGGAGCACTACCGTGAATGAGAGAAACTCACCTTTATTGACTGGATCAAACATTGGCCTTTTCATGGTGAACTTGACGAAG GGTTCAATGATGGGGCCTCATTGGAATCCAAGGGCAACTGAGATCTCAGTGGTGTTACATGGGGAAGGAATGGTCAGGGTGGTTTGTTCTAGCACAGCAAAGAGATCAGAGTGCAGAAATTTGAGGTTTCGGGTTAAGGAAGGAGATGTTTTTGCTGTACCCATGTTCCATCCAATGGCGCAGATGTCATATAACAACGACTCATTGGTGTTTATGGGGTTCAGCACCACAACTAGGAGAAATTATCCTCAGTTTTTGGCGGGAAAATACTCGGTTCTCCAAACTTTGAACAGACAGATCTTGGCGGTGTCTTTGAATGTTACCAACACCACAGTCGATCAGCTTTTGGCTGCACAGGTAGAATCAATCATACTCGATTGTACTTCTTGTGCTGAAGAAGAGGAGAAAATAATGCTGGAAGAGATTGAAAAGGAAAGGGAGGAAGAGGAGGCTAGGAAGAGAGAGGAACAGAGGAAGAGAGAAGAGGAGCAGAGACAGAGAGAGGAGGAAGCGAGAAAGAGAGAAGAGGAGCAAAGGAAGAGAGAGGAGGAGCAGAGACAGAGAGAGGAGGAGGAAGCGAGAAAGAGAGAAAAGGAAGAAGAGAAGAGGAAGAGAGAAGAGGAGGAGGAAGAGAGGAGGAGAGAAGAACAGGAGGAAGAAGAGAGGAGGCAGAGAGAAGAGGAGGAAGAAGAGAGGAGAAAGAGAGAAGGAGAGGAAGAACAAGAGAGGGAGAGGCAACAGGAAGAAGAACAAGAAAGGAAGAGGAGAGAAGAACAAGAGAGGCAGAGGCAACAGGAGGAAGAAGAAAGGAGGAGAGAAGAAGCAGCAGCAGCAGCACGAAGGGAGCAAGAAGAAGAAGCAGCAAGAGCCCGGGAGGAACAAGAAGAGGCTAGGAGACAACAACAAGAAGAGTACAGTAGAAGAAGAGAGGAAGAGGCCCAAACAGAGCAAGAAGAGGCTAGGCGACAACAAGAGGAAATAGAAAGAAGAACTAGACCAGAGGAGCAAGAAACAGAAGGTGACCAAGGTTTTGATGGTGAAGCGGGAAGAAGAGAGATTTGA